In Rhinolophus ferrumequinum isolate MPI-CBG mRhiFer1 unplaced genomic scaffold, mRhiFer1_v1.p scaffold_87_arrow_ctg1_1, whole genome shotgun sequence, a single window of DNA contains:
- the ECRG4 gene encoding augurin has translation MASSSARPAVLAVTALALFLLLCLGPGGTSGNKLKLMLQKREALAPTKTEVAVDESKAKEFLGSLKRQKRQLWDRSRPEVQQWYQQFLYMGFDEAKFEDDVTYWLNRDRNGHDYYDYHRHYDEDAPIGPRSPHSFRHGASVNYDDY, from the exons ATGGCCTCCTCCTCCGCGCGGCCCGCAGTCCTGGCCGTGACTGCGCTGGCTCTGTTCCTGCTGTTGTGTCTGGGCCCAG GTGGCACAAGTGGAAATAAACTCAAGCTGATGCTTCAAAAACGGGAAG CACTGGCTCCAACTAAGACTGAAGTGGCTGTTGATGAAAGCAAAGCCAAAGAATTCTTAGGCAGCCTGAAGCGCCAGAAACGGCAGCTGTGGGACCGGAGCCGGCCAGAGGTCCAGCAGTGGTACCAGCAGTTCCTCTACATGGGCTTCGACGAGGCG aaATTTGAAGATGATGTCACCTATTGGCTGAACAGAGATCGGAACGGACACGACTACTATGATTACCACCGTCACTACGATGAAGACGCCCCCATTGGTCCCCGAAGCCCCCACAGTTTTCGACATGGAGCCAGCGTCAATTACGACGACTACTGA